Genomic window (Salvelinus fontinalis isolate EN_2023a chromosome 3, ASM2944872v1, whole genome shotgun sequence):
GAGGTAGAAGGAGGGCATGACTTCTGTCTCGGCAAAGTCCAGGCCCCAGGTTTTGGTGAAGAAGTCAGACTCCCTCTTGGCCAGTCGTGGGTCGTTCAGCGCGGCCGGGAGGTTCACCTTGGAGTTGTACACCGTCCACCTGTGCTGGTCGGCCACCACAGACGGGCCCTCGCACAGCCCCCGGGCTACCTCGGCTGCAAGGGCACGTGGGAAATGTAGTCAGTAgaaaccttcagcagtaataaaacgTTCAATGCATCTTGAGATGCATTCCATGGTTGCGCTCCAATTCTATACCCTGACCCACCATCCTCAGCGCTGCGCTCTCATTTGAGGCTACCAATTTTTCCACCCTTCACCAAGAAGTGTGCACTCGTTCTCTTCCGCTCATGCATTTAAAAGCTTTGGATTGGTGCAAGAACGGCTGGAGGGAGATTCTTACACCAATCCATTCATTTTAAATCCATGAGGGAGAGtgtacaagtgcacactttgggagagGGGTAGACAAATAGGACTGCAGTCAGCATATGGCTGATCAACAGTGACACAAGATGAACCTTTATAGATATTCATCTTGTAAGACTGCTGGCCAACCATAAATGTAGGCTAGTTCTTTACCCGTGGGCTCCTTGGGGCAGACGTCAGGCAGGGAGTGGACGGGCCTGTAGTGTCGTGAGGAAGGGTCCCTGTCCTTCCGGAAGATCCCCTCGCTGCCACCACTGCTGGGATGAGGCACTGGGGAAGAGCTGTGGCTGGAGGCCATGGCATCGGTGCACCTCTCCACAGAGGCTAGCTGAGTTAGCAAACATAGCACTGAGTCAGAGAGTATCAATACAAAACAAAGACATAGCCTAAGCATTCATGTTTGCGGTAACAAAATAGAAACCCTAAACTGGACCATCTTCAGAGCTCTTAGTCCAAGGGCATTGAAAATAGGGCCATAGAAAACTAAATGTTGAGAGAGGAAGGATACAGTGGAACACTTGTGTCAATAGTCAATCAATTCAAATGTCAGCCCATTTGTCTGTGCACAACAATGACATTCGGTTATTGTCACAAGTCACTAGTGTGAAGCAGAAGTGAAAGTGCAGATGCTGCAGATGTATTGTCGCTCAGACAATTGTGGCTCCGAGGTGCAGTTGAGCAGGTGTTAGGCTATAATCTGAACAGTGAGAAAAGCGATGCCTTTTGACTCACTTCCTCTGTGTATTGATTCAGTTATTGCTTTGTCTGCAAAACTAGCCCTGTCTACCTAAACTGAATTATTAAATTCAAAGTAATTCACCATTGGTGATTAAAGTGGAGGGTGCCTAGAACAGGGCCTATAGGTTAACCAATATAATCAGACTAGAAAACAGTGTTGTGTTAGCAACTGAGACCATGATAAACTGCTTACAGGAGCCAAGATCCTCTGTTGTCTAATCAGTCTGTTGAAAAGATTAGGGTGAAAGGTGGGCGGGTACCTATAGGCTACAATCAGCTCCTGTCAATATGGATATATATTGTTGTCAGTTTCAGTAACATACAATATCGAATGCATGGTGAAATAAGCAAATAAATGATTTATAGCAGACATTAACTCTTCATATGACTGATTTACACCAACGTCACGTGCATCACCACACACTGAACACGTCATTGGGCAATGACATCGTAGCTGCCTATATCAACAACGTCAAATGTTAATGCATGTAGCTTGCTAACTAACGGTTACATTGACAGCTACAATCAAAAGTAAATTCGCTAGCTGAGGGCTATATGGATCAAAACTTTACAATGCAAAATGTCAAGAAAATATAGTCAGCTATCTCTGCGATTCAGATAATGTTCCAACACCACCAGGGATGATGATTATGTGGTCATTTTTTTAACTAGCTGGGTATCTGATCAGATGACAGTTTTAACTGACAATCAAATTAGCGTTATTTGTTTCACTTTTTAAATAGCTAGATAGTAGAGAGGTGTTTGCCTCACCACACTGCTAGACAACTGTAGCTTCTTAACGTTAACTATCTCAGGTGGGGAACAAGATAGAACTATAACTCTAGTTAGTTAAGTaacctagctactgtagctaactatgAAACACCGCCGTCCTCATTCGCATTTCCCCGTCATCCGGCAACATTAACTGTCATTGACCATTTTTCTAATTACTCTTTACAGACGATATACAATTTACTCTTCGAGCATTGATATTCGAGTAGCTACCCACGACTGCAGCAGCCTGAAGAGACCAGCTGGTTACACGTAGACTGATAATCGAAGCTAGCAAAACGTTAGCCATTTGACAGCCAAACAGAGACGGAAGCAGTCCACACAAATACATGATCGCTGAGCTTTTCTGAAGAGTAGACAAACCAAAAGAAGGTGCGTCATGTCTGGTACCTGTTGTTAGAAACACATTAGTTCTTGATTCTTCTTTCCACCATCACGCTAACATTAGACGAACCAGGCGAAAACATCAAGCAAACCGCCGGTACAGACACCATAATGCACTGCGCGAACAATCTTCTTCGAGTTCTTTCGAGCATAACCATGCAGTCACTTTCATCACAGCACACCACCTACTTCACTGcaggatgggcaactttgattggCGTGGGGGGCCACAAAAAAACGGAACTCCTCATGAGGGGCTGCAGTGGGTCTGCGTACCCATATCCAtacacccccctccccacctTCTGAGTAAAACATTTCAGTGCACCCGCCTCATGGGAGTGAAGAgataacaaacaacaacaacaaaaaatcctgcaattttacacattttgccatggggtggagagaacatttagcaattttataactaatttcatgcaattttaCTCGTTTTTCCATGGGAtggagagaaaaatgtgcagttttacatCTTATTTCTTTCAATTTTACTCATTTTACCATGTGGTGGAGAGAAGAATGTTTTGCCATGTGGtggagagaaaaatgtgcagttttacatcttatttcttgcaattctacacattttgccataggatgAACGCAAATGTtttcagtttttaatatgataactgatgatcaatgggcCCCACCCTGGTCGGTAATTCGCCCatgcttactacaagtttagatagctggccgctagactaacttaccaatcgaAAACcttttagctgacatgggctaattgagtgactgctgatgcacaaacacatttctaaattgcaccttgtgtattctattattcCAACTCTCAACAGTTAGTTGAGAACCCAAATTAATtcctaaaaaaaatacaaatatagttGCCCATCCCCTACCTACTGCTTACAACTGACAATTTTCACATTCTCATAAGTGGAAAAGGTCATTTTTATGTGAACTAGCTAGTACTGTCAATCCAAATGAATACTGTGTATAATAGGGTGAATGTTATTGCATATcttatttattttagctaaatacaCCAAATATCTAGTATACATGAGTTCTGTCCAGTGTCTATTGATGATCTTGGAGTCCAACAGTGGATTGGGAAAAAAGAGAGCACTCACAAATGTGAACAATTTCAAAGCTTTTAACTTTTATTGTTTCAAGTTGGTAAAAAATTCTGTTGTCCGCCACAGCAACCCTCTTTGCAGAAATAATACTCAACATCCTGTATGAAGGCATCAGGCGATCAAGAGGATATAAAGCAGAACAAATTGGTAAAACTTGAATATAAGTTGGTTGAACGGAAAAGAAAATAAGCTCTCAGACATTACTCAAATTGGAGTACAAATCACTGTGTCAATTAAGATCAGAAGACGAAACACGGGTACATTAACAttaacatacacacaaacataaataTTATATACACACTGAATGCAGGTACACATGGAAGATGAGAGGGTAAAACTTTCATACCATATGAAAAGTCAAGGTGTTTAGGGCCACACTTCAATTGATCAAAAACGGATCACTTGCTTGCTTCAACACATTCTGGACACAGTGTCAATGTCGACAAGTTTCCACCAGTCAATTTATAGATCTGTTTCTCCAGTCCTTGTACAGAAGGGTACACAGAGAGAAAAGTGATATTGTTTTTTATTATGTACTTCTTCCACTTCTTATACCACCTTATACCTGTTGATGTGGTGATTGATAACATTAAGATAGGGTACATGTTGGGATTTATGGTAAAAAGGTATAAGGTCATAAGCACTTTTTTTACCCAATCGCCAAATATTAATTTTACTAGGCCTAGTTTAACAACATAGGTCTTCATGTCTAAGAAAAAGGAGGTCACTTCCAAAACAGTAGCTAGCATTACAAAGTATGCTTGTTTATGCTACAATTGCCTCATAAGTTTCAGATAGAAAAAGAAACGGCTATATACATCAAGCCACACCACACATCCTCACAATGGATTTTGCATCAGAACATTACAAATCTGCACCTGTGGAAGAGTTTTCTGTGCTGGCATATACTGTAGCACTTTTTCATTGTTAACATGAAAATAGAATTATAGTATCGAAAACAGCACTGCTAGAAAAAAGGTCACTTGAAATGAGAGAAGCAAAAAAAGTATTCCGTAGCTCTCCAAAATATTTAAGTTAAGAAATGTTTAACAGTCCTTTAGCGGTTTTTCCACCATTCACTTGGTTATCGAATGGccatgggtcatgttcattagagcgccaaacagaagaaaaaaaactgtctGAAACAGTGAGGGACTACCTGGATTTGTTCAATAAGAAACTCAAATGttcattttctgttgcaaaatgttttaagATGTTTTCGGTTGTGTGCCCTAATGATCACAACCCTGGTAGTTGTGAAGCATCAGTTGGGGTTTGGGAGGAGACCACTGTCCATTATCTAGTCCAGGGGCCCTTGGAAGATGAGTCTGAGGTAGCCGCTCTCGCCGGCCAGTTGCTGCACGCAGAACGGACACGCGGCGTGGAAGGTGTGTGTGCCGTGTGGCAGCGGGATCTGACTCCAGAACGCTGCCGTCTTCTCCGAGCACACATGACCGCACGGACTAAAGGCGTGTGTGGGCGGTGCTGCATCCAGGTAAAACCCCGCCTCACATCCCAGCCATAACGGTACATACGGCCCCCTGGTTCGGCACATGGGGCACTCCCTCTCCCggcccacctccaccacctcatcCTCAGGCTCCCGTCCTTGGCCTCCCCAGCCATGGTAGCCGTGCACATGGCCGCATCGGAGATAGGCCCAGGGCTGCTTCTCATCCAGGATCTCCTTGCGGCGGAGGCTGGGGAAGGCCAGGGTGTTGAAACCCACGGGGCACTGGGGCCGCCCGGCATTCAGCTCCTGCCGCAGGGCCTCCAGGTGCTTCACGGTGGGGGTGCGCGAGAGGCCCTCGGCCGTGCGCCACAGGAGGGTGGCGCCGCACAGGTCGATCAGCGAGCCGTCCACCAGTTCCTGGCTCTCGCTCTCCACCTGCAAGAGACACAGAGATATTAGCAAACAGATGGCAAGATATTAACAAACACAATACAAACACATGCTCCACATGGTGTTGCTCTGCAGCCTGCCTTGATTAAATGTGTCAATGGTCCTGTAGACGGCAACCTGCGATGCCACATTTTATAGCTGTGGGGTGAAGGGGGGATCCTGGGTTCTCCATTAAGGACTTAATGTAGtgcttttaaaaaaaaattaagtgaGGAGAGATACTGTAAGTATATTTCAGTATTATATTGAGCATTGTCCTGTATTATTGGCCTTCGGTATGTACCTCAATAATAGATCAAAGAGGTCTTGCTTTTGTTTCAGACAAGGTGCAGACCTGCTGTGACTAAACCCATTGAACCAgcatcccttcctctctttctcccttatCAGCTCTCGGCATTTCCTCCCCCCTTCCCTGGCCGTTCTCATGCCTCAGTTTTAAAGTCTAAAGGCCAAAccacatcataatcataataacAGCATGTCTCAGACTCTCAGTCATTCCTCCCAAAATGAAGGTGAGGTTAGGAGTGTGGGGGGGGGATTCCTATGAGAATTCCTCTGACTTACTGAAATCTTCCAAACTGACTGTGTGGTCTCTGGGAGAAGGGGATGGAACTTAAAAGTCTAGAGTCAGGGTTTTCCAGGGAAGGTCATTATCGGTGACATAACAGACCTATCACACTATAACTCAGATGCTGATTTCTGTGTATGAGAAACAGAGACCTCAAACAACTAAAGCCCATCCAACCAGACTATTCTGTACAACTGAGATAACTCGTGAATTTGTTAAGATGTCCCATCTGCTCATATCACAGAGCAGTTGTTTAATGGCTTAATTAAGTTACCCAACAATAACATTTTGGAGGACGGTAGAGTCTATGTTCTGAAAAATTGCTCCAGTGTCAATTGTTCCAAGTTAGAGTGAGAACTGGGGATATTAGCTGGCGGCTTCCATTCAATTAGTCCAGTACGAATCCTTCAGAAACATCTACTTAAAACAATGTCCATGCAAAACAATGGCAAGGCATGGCTTACAGGGAGGAGACTCACTCGACGAGTCTGCATAGGAGTGTGTGTATGTTACGTTTCTAAAAGTGCTCACATCTACACATGTTAGGGCTTGTTACTTCATGTGTGCGCACGCAtccgtgtgtgtacatgtgtgcctgtgtgcatgcttgtgtctACGCTTGTATCTACTAGCTACCCACCATCTTGCCCCGTTGCTGGGCGGAGCGGGTCTCTCTGAGGGTGAAGACTTTGCCACAGACAGAGATCTCTCTCCACACGCCCGGCTTGGAGTCCTGCGTGAAGCCGTGGCGAGGGTGCATCACCAGCACGCCATTAGTGGTCAGCCCGTCCATCTGTCCGTCCTGTGTCCTCCACTTGGCTGCCTTCTCCTGGGGGAAAGAATGGATAGAAAGTAGAAAGGGAGAGTTTCAGTGAAATGTGTGCAATACTTTTAGTTCTAATAGTTCATAGTTATTTCAAGGTTATATTATGGCTTATAAACGTCATTGCATCATAAATGCTAATTGCAAACagaggtacagtatatcataTTAGTAGTATTTCTATCCTAATTATATGGCAGCTATTTTGTTGTCATCACAATCACCAACTCACCCCCAGGAAGATGTTCTTGGAGGAGTCGAAGCCGGCGGCGTAGATGCGAGCGGTGTACGGCGGGATCCGCTGGCAGATGATGCGGCAGGCGAAGCGCGAGATGGTGCTCTGGATagactgggtctgggtctggccCTCCCCCCCTTGGCTCTGCTGGCTGCCAGGCACCGTGTCCGTCACCACAAAGTCTATGGGGCTCTCTGTGGAACGCCCAATCTGGGATGGAAGGGAAAAGAGGTATATGAGTAATCAGAGTGTATACTCCATTTAGCTTTAGTAATgtttatgcaaaaaaaaaaagcttttagAGAGGCATATATAGTAACTAAACTGATTCGGTTCTATATTTAGATTAGCTTAATGAATCCCAGATATGTGTCTCAGTATTCAAATAGcttcctttccttgtctcctttTTATGTGGTCTCTCAACCATTAGTGCTTTTACTAAGATTGTTGCCCGTTAGCCAAGCCTTCTATCGTTTTCATGCCATTCATTAGTTAGAGTTGGCTAAAGCACATGCAGATCAGGACTTGGACTATGAGATTGAGAGAAAAGACAGGTGGAAAATTAATGTAGGAAAGAAAGGGAAACCTTTTCAGATTTATGTTAGCTGAGGCTGTCATCGATGTCATGCAGACGTAATGGAGTAACAGCACCGCTGGCCACCGTCAGACTGTTCACGCCTGTAAATCACTATGAGTGGAGACAGTCGAGACaagggtctctgtgtgtgtgtgtttagacttTCTATGAATGTGAAGAAAGACATTGCTCCTTATTGTCATCACTATatttgctgctgctccagtttcaactgttctgcctgcggctatggaaccctgacctgttcaccggacgtgctacctgtcccagacctgctgttttcaactctctagagacagcaggagaggtagagatactcttaatgatcggctatgaaaagccaactgacatttactcctgaggtgctgacttgttgcaccctcgacaactactgtgattattattatttgacagtgctggtcatttatgaacatttgaacatcttggccatgttctgttataatctccacccggcacagccagaagaggactggccacccctcatagcctggttcctctctaggtttcttcctaggttttggcatttctagggagtttttcctagccaccgtgcttctacacctgcattgcttgctgtttggggttttaggctgggtttctgtacagcactttgagatatcagctgatgtaagaattgctatataaatacatttgatttgatttgatatttgttCCTTGGGTGTGTGAACGGAACAATTATTCTCTACTTAGGGAAACTCATTCGGGAGACAACAGGGAtgtaaaagagagagagttatagagagagatataaaagagagagagaaagagtgtgtgtgtgtgtgtgtgtgtgtgtgtgtgcgtgtgtgtgtgtgtgtgagagagagagagagagagagagagagagagtgtgatagatagagaaggagagagaggggggagaaagagagagagagagagagagagagagagagagagagagagagagagagagagagagagagagagagagagagagagagagagagagagagagagagagagagagagagagagagagagggaagagagggtgatgTGGGCTTATCAGAAAGAAATGTCAGGGTGCACCTGAGCCCCATACGGTCTCACTGCTTAACTGCCTGCTGAATCAGCTTCGAAAAGCCACAATGTAATTCGTCAAATCTGTACAATCTATACAGGATGTACAGCAGTGGCACTCGGTGAATTtcaagatgagggaggatgatactttttttatgagcatggccttatttctattacagcatattggatgactgtcattcatattacattcacccagttcaatgtaacaacaataggtttaggctactacatgatactcaaattttccctattcaacctagcctatgaacGCTAGCCTTTTAGAGCATTTCATGTCTACAGATGTGACtgttacggggcgatagtcatttagacaggttaccttggcgttcttgggcacagggactatggtggtctgcttgaaacatgtaggtgttACAAacagggtcagggagaggttgaaaatgtcagtgaagacacttgccagctggtcagcgcatgctctgtgtatgcttcctggtaatccgtctggctctgcagccttgtgaatgttaacctgttcaaaggtcttactcacatcggctacggcgagcgtgatcacacagtcgaccatgtgagttggcaagacagcacaacagatctgggaccaggcttgaCTTGAGCAGTGAGGACACGCTGGGAACACTCACCTGGAACATGTCTGTATTGCTGTCATGAGTGTACTCCACCACCACCGTCTGGGCCCGGGACAGAGTGTAGGAGATACTGTGCTGGTCCTTGTTGCTGATGGCCTGCAGGTGGTGAGGGAAAAGTTTGATGTTAGGAGTAGCAGGATGATGTCATTACCAATTACATTTACTTCAGGCGCCCCTGTTCTGAGTGGAGATATAATGCCTATTATAGAGAGAAGATTGTGTATTCGTGCAACAAGAGACAATGCCGTCACTATCGTCTTGTTTTTATCAAGCATGCATTACATTATATGAGAGATTTTCTACGATTACAGAAATAAGTCTTAAATTCAAGCATACAGTGTGACTGTTTCCTAGCTCCTACCTTGGCTGCCTGAGGTGTGCACGCCACGTGTACTGTGCTGGGTTTCACCCCGCTGGCCTTGGGTCTCCGGCACAGTGCAAAGCGGCTTTTCCGCCTCCCCCTGTCTCCGTTGGGTAGGGAGCCATTGTACCTGTGTAGACAAGAACACACCCCATATAAATTTACCATTTTAATCAAAACATCCTGGCAGACTTTAATCTTTGGCATACTCTAGGAATCAGGACCCTTTCAGACCTATTTCATCAGAAGACCACTACACTGAAATCCTTTCAAGAGCTCTGCAGTGAACTCAATGTGCCAAGatcccatttttttttaaaaatatctTCAAATTAGACATGTCATCTCCTCATTTACTTCCAAGAGGAGGTTTAGAACTCAGTTGAATGAAGTTGAAACCCTTCTTGTCACAGCACAATCCATTAAAAGCAAAATATCCTATATCTATAGACTCCTTTCTGAGAAAGGAggctcctcctttactcctttgaaaataatctgggaaaaggaccttggtctgactatcagtgatgagttatggacggaggtttgcgacagggtatactgctcctctactaatgtaaaaatgaaagaaTCTAATTACAAATTGTTGTACACATTTTATTACACTCCCTTGAGACTCTATAaaatgaaaacagacatttctcctaactgtaaaagatgtacctctgaaagtggaacctatatgcatgtattttggagctgtagagagattgccagattttggcaatctatacatactgctgcacagaaaatactagatgtacagtttgatatgaccccgtgtctctatcttcttaatgcccagcaggactttgttcttgatcctgACAGAGAAAATGTGCTCATGACCATTACATACTTTGCTAAGAAATGTATTCTTCTATTGTGGGCCTCTAGTACCtctcctacatttaaaatgtggattgaCTAGATTGTTGACTTTCTCCCTCTTGAAAAGCTCACTTATGACCTCCACAAGAGACAGCCCAAGTTTGATAGACTCGGTTCTCCACTACTCAACTATATTTAAAATTGGACAGAGTGAATGGGGGGGATCAGGGAGATGAGCAGATGCGTGTTGTGTAAGGTGCTGTAAAATCTAAAAACTAATTATTGGCTCGTCATCTCAGCTAAGGCTGGAAATAGCTAATAAGAACCTTGATAGTGCTGCTGCAAGTTCTATATTTTAAATTttgttataattattatttgtgtgtgtgtgtgtgtgtgtgtgtgtgtgtgtgtgtgtgtgtgtgtgtgtgtgtgtgtgtgtgtgtgtgtgtgtgtgtgtgtgtgtgtgtgtgtgtgtgtgtgtgtgtatatatatatatgtatgtatgtatgtatttgtatatatatatatatatataaaactttttattattattatttatttttttcaagtctgtcacatctgtgaatgtggaatgtgtttggttggttgattgaaaacttaataaaactttaaattgaaaaaaaacatcCTGGCAGTGGTATCCTAGCCTGGTGTTCCAGTCTGTTTCGTGCTTTAGCAAACTCCTCTCTGTATTAATATGGTGTCATACCATAGGATATAGAAGAGCAGTTGGCTATGGCACTTATAGTATGAGACCAGGCTAGGGGAAACCATTAAATGTGGGAAAAGGCTATCTTGAAAAGTTACAGTACAAAAGAAGCTGTTGATTGTTTGTTTCATCATATaggatatatacagtgcattcggaaattattcagaccccttgacgttttccacattttgttacattatagccttgttctaaaaaaacaggttttcagaaatgtttgcaaatgtattcaaaataaaaaaacgaaatacctaatttacataagtattcagaccctttacaatgagactcgaaattgagctcaggtgcatcgtgttttcaatgatcatccttgagatgtttctacaacttgattggagtccacctgtggtaaattcacttgattggacatgatttggaaaggcacacacctgtctatataaggtcccacagttgacagtgcatgtcaaagcaaaaactaagccatgaggtcaaaggaattcaagacaggattgtgtc
Coding sequences:
- the LOC129838586 gene encoding E3 ubiquitin-protein ligase pellino homolog 1-like → MFSPDQENISTTPASTKVPVKYGELIVLGYNGSLPNGDRGRRKSRFALCRRPKASGVKPSTVHVACTPQAAKAISNKDQHSISYTLSRAQTVVVEYTHDSNTDMFQIGRSTESPIDFVVTDTVPGSQQSQGGEGQTQTQSIQSTISRFACRIICQRIPPYTARIYAAGFDSSKNIFLGEKAAKWRTQDGQMDGLTTNGVLVMHPRHGFTQDSKPGVWREISVCGKVFTLRETRSAQQRGKMVESESQELVDGSLIDLCGATLLWRTAEGLSRTPTVKHLEALRQELNAGRPQCPVGFNTLAFPSLRRKEILDEKQPWAYLRCGHVHGYHGWGGQGREPEDEVVEVGRERECPMCRTRGPYVPLWLGCEAGFYLDAAPPTHAFSPCGHVCSEKTAAFWSQIPLPHGTHTFHAACPFCVQQLAGESGYLRLIFQGPLD